TCGGGGTAGTTTGTTGTTCTTCGGTTCACATTATACTAGATTGGTGAGAATAACTTTTTGTCTGAAAGCTTTACTGAAAAGAAGTTCATTAGGACCATCCCCTTAGGGTACAATCCCAGTGGGACAGTTGTAAGTATCAGTTTGGGTACCCGTTGCTAGCACATCAGCAAGACAATCCAAGGGCAACTCGTCACCAACCAAGTCCTCGACCTAATCGGGgtagtttgtgtttttcagtTCACAGGTAATAACCAATAATAGTCTGACAACTACTGAAAATGTAATTTATTAAGACCATTATAAGGGTGCAATGTGAGATAAAGTTTAGGTGCCGTCAGTTACCGGGCGTCCGTTGCTATCATATCGGCAAGACAATCCAAGAGCGACTCGTCACCAGCCAAGTCCTCTGAGGTAATCGGGAACATCAGTTGCTCCAACTCCTCCTCAAGATTCACATCAAAACTCTCAAAGACGTCGAGTAACTCCCCCTCAGATTCGAGAGGTTCGCTTCCCACCTCCCCATCTGCGATAGTAGTCCCAGCCTCATGCAAGACAGCCTGTATGTCTTTATCCGTGAGAGGCATCGGGAGAGAGGAGGATGCCTTCTTGGGGTTCCGAAGATGAGAGAAGATGTAGGTGACTGCATCGTCGAGAAGCATGGCTGTCTGCTGGAGGACGTCTACGTTCTGGCAGAGAGAGGTGGCTTTCTCTACGGCGGTTAGTTTCTCGCGGCAGATCAGGGTCATTGCACTGATTGGGGTCATTCCTTTTCCTCCGCTTGAAAGCTTCTCTTTGTAGAGTTTTAAGTTCCTGAAAAGATGAAGAAGATGTTGTCACAGCGGCGTTGCCAAGGGATTTTGTTTATGGTTGACATTTAGAACTGCAGAAGATTAAAATAACTTATACTAATCTTGTGAGTAAGAATGGGAGGTTGGGAAAAACTCAAAATGGTCCCTAACAGTGAGGCTCAACTTACGACTAAGCTACAAATATACCAGGCCAGGGTTGGTGTATTTTTCGAACTATTTGACCTGTTCCAAAAACATGTTGCCCACCTTGGACACACATGGGCATGACTTCTTATTTTGTCCTGCTACATCAAGGGTCTTAAAAAGTGTTATTCTAATTTGTCTCCAGTTTAcgtgaaaggaacacgttgccttggatcggtcgagttggtcttttaaaagcgtttgtaaccgagGACAAGATCAGGGCACCGGAGGCCGCCCTTGGGCAATACCACGACAACAAATACCACCCTTTATAGAAGATCAGGGCAACAGCTTCTGTTACCTCCCCATAATTCCAGGCCTACAACCAACACAAAAACAGGCATCCTTATTTACCTTAACTTTAGCCTCGCCATGCTCATGTGTTTCCTGATGGTTTCATTCCTAGGGAAGTACGCAGCGTCAGTGGGTGACGGTTGCTGGTTACCATCGAAAACCTTAGACTCCACATAGTGCTGTATCTCGGCCCTCATTTCACGTACGCTGCAGACTCCTTTTCCAACCAACTCAAcaattttttcacgaatttccTTCTTCAATGGGTTCATAAGTCCGGTCAACTGTGGATAAGACGTAAGTCATGAAATCATCGTGAAATCTGCTTATGATGTATTGCTCAACTGTGCTTGTTcatttaacttgtttttttccccaaaaatgggaaagaccagtattttcacttagtgtatcttaaagtataaaatgacaaaatctgtgaaaattgcaTTCAATTGATTATCGGAGTAActgttgcaagagaataacgagaGAGAAAACGCCCTtactgcacaaatttgtgtgttttactTAAAATGCTTCACCTGGGGCAGGCCCAAAGTCTTTAAAACACACTAAACACgttataggtaattgtcaaagaccagtattctcacttggtgtttcccaacatatgcataaaataacaagcctgtgaaaatttggactcaattgatcaCTGAAGTTACAAAAGAAGaatgacaaaaaacacccttgttgcacaatattgtgcactttttatgttttgtttttatgctgacaattatgtttagtttttaccaatagtgtccagtgccttttaaccaCGTACCTGTCCAAGATCATGTGTGTTTTGGTGCGCCTCATCGCTCGGTAACGCGATGTAGATTCTGTGTTCTTCTTTCAAGGAAGGTGGAGGTTCACTCTTCAAGAGGTTGCGAAGATGTTCACTCCCGGCTCGCTTCACCCTGTCAGTACTGGTCGAAATCTGGAACAATTTATAGAGATAGTTTGTGTTTAGTTTACAGGTATCATACAGGATTGGTATAGATACAAACATCATTGTTAAATGAGTCTGAAATTAGTCCTATGAAGTTTATCACGGGAccgattttgctgatttttgttCGGTATCTCTTTAACAACACCAATTGAAAACACTAAGGTTTTTACAGTGTGGGTGAAATATTTAATACTTTGAAGAcaatggacacgtttggtaactgtgaAAGACCATATATATTTCACTTGATCCAAAAGTTATGAAAGAagcaacaaacctgttaaaaaatttggactcaatattAACAttcgaagttacaagaaaataatgaaagaaaatgtaCACCCTTACAaaaagtgctttcagatgcccgtgaaaagattaaatttacctctttcttaaaggttttttgttaatttagagggagtcgtttctaacaatgtcttttactatcaacagctctccgttgctcgttaccaagtaagtttgttttgctaatttttttggagtaattaccaaacgtatcaagtaccttaaaggaatacgttgccttggatcggtcgagttggtctttgaaaagcgtttgaaaccgtttgttataaaatgcatatgcgtggaaagatgttatataaaagtagaatacaatgatccacacaaccatgcctctaaattgcgcggttttcctttaccccgtcgactaacacggtcagccatttatgggagtcaactttttgactcccataatggtcgattatgttatttttttttaaggaaaaggaaaaccacgtaatttcgatgCAAtgttatgtggatcattgtattctactttttaaacatctttctaaccatatgcatttgataacaaacggttacaaatgctttttatataccaaatcgtccgattcaaggcaacgtgttcctttaaaggaaataTGAAGGATGGAGGGCAATCATTTCTCCTATAGGCAAGTATATACCTTGAAGTCAGGGAACCTGACCACAGATTTCATGATGATTCTTGCTGGACATCCAATCTTCTTGGTTGTTTGTAAGATCTTTCTGGACTTCTTGGCCGGTGGTTCGTCATCCTGCAAAACAGAGAAAAAATCGAACCCCATAAATGATTAGAATTGTTAACTTATCCGATGTCGatttagctttaaaaaaaagaagaggtaACACAATGATGCTTCAATTTTTTGGCAACATTTGTTTTTgcagaaatttgaaaaatagGTTTAACTATTTTTCGATTTACTTATAATTATGGCTGCTGAcaggcaccccgaacaaagatattgactaataAACTTGAATAGAAATTACAAAAACATGGAGTTTTAAAAAAAGGTGCTTAAAAAGGATAAGAGGATAAACAGGggattaaaacaaatcaatcttgcctgtttttcattttcttgaGCTTGTAGTTTTTTCTCCTTCTGTGCAATGTGTTGATCTTTTCCAAACATACACCAGCGTTCGTGACGGGCTAGTATGATGAATGGTACGCCATCGTACGGCACCACCGCGTCGCCTATGTCGCTGTACCGCACTCGGAATGTACCTTTAAGCTGCGACACTGTAACACAGAAGAATGTCCTTAATTTAAAGGGTTACGTTTTGGTAAAACGTTTggtaaatgtttgtttcaatcctttATAGTTGTAATACcgtaaaactaaaaaaatcaaaaaatcgAATTCAATGCTATTTTGATTGAATGCATCTTCCACTGAATATTTTGgtggaaaaaaaatgtacaggccatttttttgaaatgtgaTGAGAACGCTTTTAGGTGATGAAAGTGGTGCTTCAAACCGTTTAGGTTAGAGACCCTCTTTACACAAATCTTAGTTTCGTAGATATAATGAGGGATAAAACATACACGGGGACTGGGAAAACCAATCCACATGCATGGCTCCGGTCTGGGTGGATTCGAGCCAGAAACCACAGAGAAACCGTAAGCCAACAGGGGCCTaacataaatataaattgtttaGGTTCAACAAACACGTGGTGAAGACTAAGACAGTTTCCATACATGAGCTAGAGCTGCCAAACATACAAAGTTAATTTTAGCACGGGGAAATTTTGCTTTCCCAGAATCAGGAAGTAAACAATACCTCCCAGATAATTGTGACCGGTTCAGAATAATTATAGCTTTCTTCTTAGCAACCTTTTGAGGTTAAACTATCCACTAAAAATCATTTATAATGAGGAGGAAGTAAATATTATAATCTTCATCCACAGCTGGATCGTTTTATAGATGACAAACAAATCTCTGCCATAGCAGCTTGTGATCAGTTTCGCTATTGTTTTCACTTTCATTGTAGTGCCGTTTGAGATGTACACGCCAATGACAGCCACTTGAATACCACTGCTCCAGGGTTACTTATAAATATTGTTAACTTAAAGGGATACTGttggtgtcaaagaccagggtcTTCACTTGATGCATCCaacatatgcaacaaataacCGACCTTTGAAAGTTTAAGCTCCAGACGAGGCTATACAATAATAATGTTGATTCTGATATGGAATAGTTCAAGTAACATCTATTACCTGTGGAATACCGCCCGAGATACCAAATAAttgcaattatttaaaatttattagCTACAAAGTATTCAacactttgttaattttatACGCCATAGCAAATACAATACTGAGGTCTTACCTATACTGTTTTCCTGACTTTGCCACTGGCCGAAATTACTCGGACTTCGCCTTGACACAAACTTGAGAGCTTTCTGGACCTCAAAAGCTTTCCTGACTTCTTCTGCTTCCTCAAACGTCTCGACCCACCCTGACAAGTTGTTGTCAGATAATGGTGTCCATAATGGTGACCACGAACACGATGCCATTGCCTGCTTGCCCCAAACTTTAGTTCAAAAGGTGTTGGTTAATGGGCTTTAAGAGAATCCCAGTGTacctgatttcacgaaacgctaggattaatcctatctcgagttaggacgagtaactcgagtAACTACTGTGGTTAAGCAACCTAACTCGTCCTGAGTCCGAAGATTAATtcttagttaggaagagtttggcgAAGTCGATGGCAGGAGCTCGAGTCTGGACtcaaattggggaggtagaGCCCACACCACACCGAAAGTGACATGATTTCCGGGTGTATACGCTGCTTCGCAAAGTCTTGCAAGAACACCGTCTGGTGTTTTTTGTGTCTTCACTGACAAGGGTGGTTAGCACACAGCAACCCAAAGGCTGAATCATAAACTGACAAGCCTTGCCTGGTACACACTGTGAGTCATCACATGACGAGGGGTTTCACTAAAGGCGGGCATCCAACAAGTTGGGCTAGAAAAACCTGACTCAAATTCCAGGGGTCGTGAGACGTTCCATTTATGCTCTCACCTGAGACGTATGTGCTGTTAAACATTGTGCAGGCAGTCTTTGCTTTGTTCTGTGAGCGTCACATGGCGGCATGTTTCTTTTGTAATTTTCCGCTTCCGTCGAAAGTTGGATATTTCCGTTGGCGTTAAAATTACTCCAGAGGGCGTTGCTTTGTATTCAATTTGGAAAGAGTTTTGAACGTGCGTGTGGTGGGGAAAGGGATTTcctgttttcattattttttgtcttaattaaattcttttctttctttacaGTCCAGCACCCTTTATGTAGGGCCTGTGACACTGTGGGTTGGCTTTTACTTTACGAATCTGGAACTCAAAATGCAACCAGTAATACAGTTTATGTCTAGTAAATTTTATTCACTATTAGGTTAATTTATAATAAAGATATCTACTAATTTTGCTTATACAAGTATAAAACTGAAATCATATTTCAAAACCTATATAGTGCTTCTTAAAATTAACCTTCTCTATATAAGATTATTTAAACTCTTAAAGTAAATTTGATTACAGGCCTTTTTAAAAACTAGACCTACAGTTTCTTACTAATCCTCCAAGATTTTATAAgttgaattgtttgttttacccGGTACATATTGTAAGTTGCATTTCAATTTCTTACTAACCCGCATTCACTTGTGGAAAAAAACCACCACGGGGGCGGTTAGGCCTATACTGCTAATAAATCGTACCTTAGTTGAAATTCAGATAAGCTTCAATGGTCTACTCTCTGAATgataaaagagtgaaaaacaccactcttttaCGTTTCGAGTTGTCCCCCATATGGGTCTTTagaaagagtggtggttatttcactcttttagaggggtttcactccaggacagagtgaaaaatcactcaaaaggtTGAACTTCAATCATAAAAactggaagaccactcgaaaaaaagttgtccctcatatggctcttcaatgAGTGCTTTTTCagtcttttgcatttagagagtaattgtgtttttttttgtgtcaaactATAACAAGAAATGGAACAAGATGGGATTAAATGACGTCGAATCcgattgaaatcaaatttgaagcCATCACATTCCGGGTCATCCTGACCACAGTATAGGTCAGGTTGCCTGATTGCGGGACTATAGGAATCCCGGTCAATTGTGATAcggaagttttttttaaatgtgccgTTTGGGAAAAGAACACCCGATTCTCCCAGGAGTGTTTTAAGAATatgcattaatttttttttaattatctgtAAATTAAAGCCCTTCTCCAGAGTAAAAGCTACTTATAGTAATCACACAATAAAattcatacaaaaaataattgatATAGTTTTAGATTCATTTCAGTTATACATATACCTTTCTCACTTAAGACATTTAAGTTGTTTTTAGCAACTTTTCCGACGCCGGTCTCTTTTCCTATATACTCAAAGTGTTTTGTATAGCCTATGAAGGGCatgattataataatatagACTTCAAATTTATAGCTTTATACATTGTtatggtgattgtcaaagaccagtgttctcacttggtgtacagattatttcgtgtgctttcagatgcataaaaaggcttcagtccGAAAGTTTTTTAATGTGAGTGACAAATTAacactttcttaaaaactacgttacttcagagagagagagagagagagagaaagagccgtttatcacaatgttttatactatcaacagctctccattactcattatgAAAAAAGGTCTATTATGAATGGAAACAAATGGCTACCCCCAATTAAACACAATATGAGCTTGCATCTTATACATTTATTCTTAACCCTATTGGCTCAACTAATTAAGAAAATGTTGTTGATTCATCCTTTAGTTTtctatttcttttttctttgtttgttttgttctacTAAGCTTAATATCCagatttcattttttaaatatatttaatcTATTTCATCTGCCGTAAGAAACCCAAGCGCCGTGATCACCCCTTGCCGAATCGTCATCAAGAATCCTGTAAATAAGGTCACAGGTTGAAGGTCAAAGGATGAAATCATTACACACGAGGTCACTGTCTCACTATATAACGAGACGATCACGCGAATCGCCTTGACCACATCGACGCATTGAGTTAATTTAGCACGTCAATTGCAAAAGTGTTAATAACATTTTGTCATATTTAACAAATTACAATGATTGACAGGAATTGAAAAATCGCTTCGGTTAAAGGCAAACTCTGGAGTGCAATAGCTTCcgacgtcgatcttgtcatgagctgacccaatgtaaatgttatgtaaagtttgcctgtctgaaaccaaaattgattTGTGTCGACctgctgggccaaatttcaaagagctgctaagcacaaaaatttgcttaacatgaaatttcttcccagataaaaacaggattaccaaccaaatttccacgcgattttcaggataatcaaacaaaagctgaataccagtaacaagcaatacgcaacaaatggaaatttggttggaaatcctgaTTTTAacaaggaataaatttcatgctaagcaaatttttgtgcttagcagctctatgaaattgggcccagagttgttcctaatctatttggttcggcgcgccTCTGGCTCGATCACCTGTCCGAAACGGATGTTACTTACCTTTAAATCCATGCCTATGGTTTCCATGGGGAGTAAGCAAACCATAATGGATCCAGTAAAGCAGACGAAGAAATAAATGAGGAGGGCATCAACTGGTGACTGCTTAATAAAACTCTGGAAATGAcaggacaacaacaaaatgtattatTGACAAGACATCAACCTTGTGTGAATAACCACATCTAAAAGTTCAAACTgtgtacttttattttaaagtctCAAAGGAgggaactggacacctttggtaattagaACAAAGTGCTGTATCCCAATTATGCATagcataacaaatctgtgcaaattttgaactcaataattggcaatcgaagttgcgagagaataatgaaacaaCCGAAATCAGCTGTTACATTAATATTTTTAGTTTTCAGGTAAATTTTTCCTGAGGGAACTGTTTCACAAATGGTTCCAAGATATGAACTTCATCCTCAGTTAACGTTTTTAGACTCAAATTAAACAGCGTTTGATCCTTACCAAATCTATACCTTTAAGGGGCTATAATGAGTTGAATTTCGAATCATATTTCCTGCGTGAGTTTGACATAATTTCGGGGTAAGTTTTACACAGACTACTGGTCATCTGACCCTAAAATGAGTCAGGCCCTATGAGTCTCGGGATCCGGATCAGttctggagtgcgttttggcgaccccaaccaaatcCCAACAGTGTAAACAAGTCGGTTACCGTTTTGTCCGTATACAGCATCGCCACCGCGCCCAACCGATCAcgcgaaaacgctcaaccgatgaccaatgtttctggaTGGGTCGCCAATGCGCACTCCTGACCCACTCTCTaatgagtgaaaaacaccactctttacatttcgagttgtccctcatatggctctttcaaaaagagtggtggtcaTTTCACTCTTTCAGTcaaggacagagtgaaaaatcactccaAAATGCAAACTTCAAcccaaaagagtggaagaccattcgaaaaagagttgtccctgatgccatggctcttcaaagagtgcttcttcactcttttgcatttagagagca
Above is a genomic segment from Asterias amurensis chromosome 6, ASM3211899v1 containing:
- the LOC139938803 gene encoding calcium-responsive transcription factor-like, with product MASCSWSPLWTPLSDNNLSGWVETFEEAEEVRKAFEVQKALKFVSRRSPSNFGQWQSQENSIVSQLKGTFRVRYSDIGDAVVPYDGVPFIILARHERWCMFGKDQHIAQKEKKLQAQENEKQDDEPPAKKSRKILQTTKKIGCPARIIMKSVVRFPDFKISTSTDRVKRAGSEHLRNLLKSEPPPSLKEEHRIYIALPSDEAHQNTHDLGQLTGLMNPLKKEIREKIVELVGKGVCSVREMRAEIQHYVESKVFDGNQQPSPTDAAYFPRNETIRKHMSMARLKLRNLKLYKEKLSSGGKGMTPISAMTLICREKLTAVEKATSLCQNVDVLQQTAMLLDDAVTYIFSHLRNPKKASSSLPMPLTDKDIQAVLHEAGTTIADGEVGSEPLESEGELLDVFESFDVNLEEELEQLMFPITSEDLAGDESLLDCLADMIATDAR